A region from the Mesorhizobium sp. J8 genome encodes:
- a CDS encoding PopZ family protein produces the protein MATASSAQREPSMEEILASIRRIIEDSDTGRKQPAEAGELRQDLEPAAVAVPPAAAPNVEVDAFRSELHADARKPVTLAEVQAQLAATDPSPARAETRHEPVRTAPAPTTLSEIGARSTAQPSASPASSKPTAANAPQTAETIVTDWRREIAAAGGSTIIAKPTARAPEAAPRGEVEKVEVEKEEVWPAAEASAQAGGSRGSEPEAPPARPAIVSEHTGRQVAAAFGELSDAFASRGKKSFDEMAEEMLRPMLQDWLDNNLPTLVERLVREEIERVARGAQ, from the coding sequence ATGGCGACGGCAAGCAGCGCGCAGCGCGAACCTTCCATGGAAGAGATATTGGCTTCCATCCGGAGGATCATCGAAGACAGCGACACCGGGCGCAAGCAGCCGGCCGAGGCCGGCGAACTGCGCCAGGACCTGGAGCCGGCCGCCGTTGCCGTGCCCCCCGCGGCCGCGCCGAATGTCGAGGTTGACGCCTTTCGCTCCGAATTGCACGCCGACGCCCGCAAGCCGGTGACGCTGGCGGAGGTCCAAGCCCAGCTTGCCGCGACCGATCCCTCGCCGGCGCGTGCTGAGACTCGCCACGAGCCGGTCAGGACGGCGCCCGCGCCGACGACGTTGTCGGAGATCGGGGCCCGCAGCACTGCTCAGCCGAGCGCATCGCCGGCTTCCAGCAAGCCCACCGCGGCAAACGCGCCGCAGACGGCGGAGACCATTGTCACCGATTGGCGACGGGAAATCGCGGCGGCGGGTGGCAGCACGATCATCGCGAAGCCGACCGCCCGAGCGCCGGAAGCCGCGCCACGGGGCGAGGTCGAGAAGGTCGAGGTCGAAAAGGAAGAGGTTTGGCCGGCGGCGGAAGCTTCCGCGCAAGCCGGCGGTTCCCGGGGATCTGAACCGGAGGCGCCGCCGGCCCGGCCCGCGATCGTTTCCGAGCATACGGGCCGGCAGGTCGCCGCGGCCTTCGGCGAGCTTTCCGACGCCTTTGCCAGCCGCGGCAAGAAGAGTTTTGACGAGATGGCCGAGGAGATGCTGCGGCCGATGCTGCAGGATTGGCTCGACAACAATCTGCCGACACTGGTCGAAAGGCTGGTGCGCGAGGAGATCGAGCGCGTTGCGCGCGGGGCGCAGTAG
- a CDS encoding TolC family outer membrane protein has protein sequence MPPLRKSVLIAILVSATALSPLAASAETITGALAKAYQYNSQLNAARAGVRVTDEGVAIAKSGWRPTVTGSGSIDYTSTHGQGITRNITTGSFGVQINQTLFDGFQTKNNVAAAESQVKASVESLRNTEENILFNAASAYMDVIRDRQIAVLTEQNLQFLTEQARAARSRFEVGEGTRTDVAQADASRATAVAQLSAARATALASAATYHQIVGDEPGKLKAASPLGKLLPSNLDSALAVASAEHPAILATQHLVDAAAFSVKSSEGALLPQVTASAGVSDNYSHSVPDLTGTNGTSTSANIGATLTIPIYSGGRTSALVRQNKESLSEARIQVDVSRDQVRQAVVSAWTQYVAARESVDANRQVIDAAQLALNGVIEERNVGQRTTLDVLNAQNAVITAKINQASSERDVVVASYAILSAMGRLSVDRLGLPVTKYRPEEHYNAVKDKWYGLRTPDGR, from the coding sequence GTGCCGCCTCTACGCAAGAGTGTTTTAATAGCTATCCTTGTTTCGGCCACGGCGCTTTCGCCGCTCGCCGCCTCCGCCGAGACCATTACCGGCGCCCTCGCCAAAGCCTATCAATACAATTCGCAGCTCAACGCCGCTCGCGCCGGCGTGCGCGTCACCGACGAGGGCGTTGCCATCGCCAAGTCGGGCTGGCGCCCGACCGTCACGGGTTCGGGCAGCATCGACTACACCAGCACCCACGGGCAAGGCATCACCCGGAACATAACGACTGGCAGTTTCGGCGTGCAGATCAACCAGACGCTGTTCGATGGGTTTCAGACCAAGAACAACGTCGCCGCCGCCGAATCGCAGGTGAAGGCTTCGGTCGAAAGCCTGCGCAACACCGAAGAAAACATCCTGTTCAACGCGGCAAGCGCCTACATGGACGTGATTCGCGATCGGCAGATCGCGGTGCTGACCGAACAGAACCTGCAGTTCCTGACCGAGCAGGCGCGCGCCGCCCGCTCGCGCTTCGAGGTCGGCGAGGGCACCCGCACCGACGTCGCCCAGGCCGACGCCTCGCGCGCCACGGCCGTGGCGCAGCTCAGCGCCGCTCGCGCGACGGCGCTGGCGAGCGCGGCAACCTACCACCAGATCGTCGGCGACGAGCCGGGCAAGCTCAAGGCGGCCTCGCCGCTGGGCAAGCTGTTGCCGAGCAACCTCGATTCGGCCCTGGCCGTCGCTTCCGCCGAGCATCCGGCCATCCTTGCCACCCAGCATCTCGTCGATGCGGCGGCGTTCTCGGTGAAATCCTCGGAAGGCGCGCTGCTGCCGCAGGTGACTGCCTCCGCGGGCGTTTCCGACAATTACAGCCACTCCGTTCCCGATCTCACCGGAACCAACGGCACCTCGACATCGGCCAATATCGGTGCCACGCTCACCATTCCGATCTATTCGGGCGGACGGACCTCGGCACTGGTGCGGCAAAACAAGGAATCGCTCAGCGAGGCACGCATCCAGGTCGACGTCAGCCGCGATCAGGTGCGCCAGGCGGTGGTCTCGGCCTGGACGCAATATGTCGCCGCGCGCGAAAGCGTGGACGCCAACAGGCAGGTCATCGACGCCGCGCAGCTGGCGCTCAACGGCGTCATCGAGGAGCGCAATGTCGGCCAGCGCACGACGCTGGACGTGTTGAACGCCCAGAACGCCGTCATTACCGCCAAGATCAACCAGGCAAGCTCCGAGCGCGACGTGGTCGTGGCGAGCTACGCCATCCTGTCGGCGATGGGCCGGCTGTCGGTCGATCGCCTTGGCTTGCCGGTCACCAAATACAGGCCGGAAGAGCATTACAACGCCGTCAAGGACAAGTGGTACGGATTGCGCACGCCTGACGGGCGCTGA
- a CDS encoding allantoinase PuuE translates to MTSDAPYLPARDFIGYGERPPRAEWPGGAKLALNIVVNYEEGAEYSIGEGDGVSETILSDLAVSPAVPGLRNRNMESLYEYGSRVGVWRLLSLFRDKGVIPTFYIVGRALELNPATGKAIAALGSDIVCHGWRWIDYAPLSEEEERQHIAMTVDTVRNITGVDPAGWYTGRPSLNTRRLVVEHGGFLFDCDDYNDDLPYFVDVGAKRHLVVPHSFDNNDSRFSRGSGLETGGQFFDYVSDGVDWLLKEGQKTPRMMTVSLHCRLAARPGRMIGLERFLDKVTSHPEIWVCRRSDIARHWLSRFGG, encoded by the coding sequence ATGACATCAGACGCGCCGTACCTGCCCGCCCGCGATTTCATCGGCTATGGCGAGCGGCCGCCGCGGGCCGAGTGGCCGGGCGGCGCGAAACTGGCGCTCAACATCGTCGTCAATTACGAGGAAGGGGCCGAATACTCGATCGGCGAAGGCGACGGCGTTTCCGAAACGATCCTGTCCGACCTTGCCGTGTCGCCCGCCGTGCCGGGCTTGCGCAACCGCAACATGGAATCGCTGTACGAATACGGTTCGCGCGTCGGCGTGTGGCGGCTGCTCTCGCTGTTCCGGGACAAGGGCGTCATCCCGACCTTCTACATCGTCGGCCGCGCGCTCGAGCTCAACCCGGCCACGGGCAAGGCGATCGCGGCGCTCGGCAGCGACATCGTCTGCCATGGCTGGCGCTGGATCGACTACGCGCCGCTCAGCGAGGAGGAAGAGCGCCAGCACATCGCCATGACGGTGGACACGGTGCGGAACATCACCGGCGTCGATCCGGCCGGCTGGTACACCGGCCGGCCAAGCCTCAACACGAGAAGGCTTGTGGTCGAGCATGGCGGCTTTCTGTTCGACTGCGACGACTACAATGACGACCTGCCCTATTTCGTCGATGTCGGCGCCAAGCGGCACCTCGTCGTGCCGCACAGTTTCGACAACAATGACAGCCGTTTCTCGCGCGGTTCGGGCCTGGAGACCGGCGGCCAGTTCTTCGACTATGTCAGCGACGGCGTCGACTGGCTGCTGAAGGAAGGCCAGAAGACCCCGCGCATGATGACGGTATCGCTGCATTGCCGGCTGGCGGCGCGTCCCGGCCGCATGATCGGACTGGAACGCTTCCTCGACAAGGTCACGTCCCATCCCGAAATCTGGGTCTGCCGCCGCTCCGACATCGCCCGCCATTGGCTGAGCCGCTTCGGCGGCTGA
- a CDS encoding Flp family type IVb pilin translates to MRLIASFLRDDSGATAIEYGLIAALIALGIMVGATSLGGALNAQFVSIASTLNGAIAP, encoded by the coding sequence ATGCGGCTGATAGCGAGTTTTCTGCGTGACGATTCAGGGGCAACAGCCATCGAGTATGGTTTGATTGCAGCGCTTATCGCCTTGGGAATCATGGTTGGAGCGACCTCGCTGGGCGGCGCGCTGAATGCCCAGTTCGTGTCGATTGCCAGCACTCTTAACGGCGCCATCGCACCATAA
- a CDS encoding protein-L-isoaspartate O-methyltransferase family protein → MSADFSERRVKMVDGQIRTTDVTSAPLIEAMLTVPREAFVGAGQQALAYIDEDIRISDGANGGGARYLMEPSPLAKLLQLAEIDASDSVLDVGCGTGYSTALLSRLARSVVALESDPALAEAAKSTLSNLGCQNVTVITGPLPQGHAAKAPYNVIFIGGSVEEVPPSLLDQLAEDGRLVAVEGQGNSGVARLFFKAGGVVTGRRAFNAAIKPLPGFERAHAFEF, encoded by the coding sequence ATGAGCGCTGATTTCTCCGAACGCCGCGTGAAGATGGTCGACGGCCAGATCCGCACCACCGACGTGACCAGCGCGCCGCTCATCGAAGCCATGCTGACCGTTCCGCGCGAGGCCTTCGTCGGCGCCGGACAGCAGGCTCTGGCTTATATCGACGAAGACATCCGCATTTCCGATGGCGCCAATGGCGGCGGCGCGCGCTACCTGATGGAGCCGTCGCCGCTCGCCAAGCTTCTGCAGTTGGCCGAGATCGACGCGAGCGATTCGGTGCTCGATGTCGGTTGCGGCACCGGCTATTCCACCGCATTGCTGTCCAGGCTGGCGCGGTCCGTCGTGGCGCTGGAGAGCGATCCCGCGCTGGCGGAGGCCGCCAAATCCACGCTTTCCAACCTCGGCTGCCAGAACGTCACGGTCATCACCGGGCCGCTGCCGCAGGGGCATGCCGCTAAAGCGCCCTACAACGTCATCTTCATCGGCGGCAGCGTCGAGGAAGTGCCGCCGTCGCTGCTCGACCAGCTTGCCGAAGATGGACGCCTGGTTGCAGTCGAAGGGCAAGGCAACTCTGGCGTGGCCCGGCTGTTTTTCAAAGCAGGGGGGGTTGTAACCGGAAGACGGGCCTTTAATGCGGCAATTAAGCCACTACCGGGCTTCGAACGTGCTCACGCATTTGAATTCTGA
- a CDS encoding pyridoxal phosphate-dependent aminotransferase has translation MPLKAAAHIEAMSAFALANFGGYDRPTLAQNESAFPPSPKAIEAGRDAVARSHLYPDPDWTLLRDAIARAYGVERELILCGAGSMELIACTIAAFAGSGATVLGTDYAYNFAASSAARVGAAYVKAQERGFEVSIDAVLAAVTPATRIVFVCNPGNPTGTRIKNAELLRLRAALPGDVLLMIDQAYGEFDDQDPQAVFALAGRGDTVVLRSLSKAYGLAGARIGWGLFAPQIAAEVRKMQNSNQISTVSLAMAVAAMEDQAYTRAIVARTSDIRDRFAQGLRAAGYEVPESRTNFVLVRFADTAAAAAADNALRGADIIVRGLSGYGLTDCLRITVGPQDVMDRALHILTALRGRQCW, from the coding sequence GTGCCTCTGAAAGCCGCCGCCCATATCGAGGCCATGTCCGCTTTCGCTCTGGCGAATTTCGGCGGTTACGACCGGCCGACGCTGGCGCAGAACGAGAGCGCCTTCCCGCCCAGCCCCAAGGCGATCGAGGCCGGCCGCGACGCCGTGGCGCGCAGCCATCTTTATCCGGACCCGGACTGGACCTTGCTGCGCGATGCGATCGCCAGGGCCTATGGGGTCGAGCGGGAGCTTATCCTGTGCGGCGCGGGCTCGATGGAGCTGATTGCCTGCACCATCGCGGCCTTTGCCGGTTCTGGCGCGACCGTACTGGGCACGGACTATGCCTATAATTTCGCCGCCTCGTCGGCCGCACGCGTCGGGGCGGCCTATGTCAAGGCGCAGGAGCGCGGCTTTGAGGTCTCGATCGACGCCGTCCTGGCTGCGGTCACGCCGGCGACCCGCATCGTCTTCGTCTGCAATCCGGGCAACCCGACCGGAACCCGCATCAAGAACGCGGAACTGCTGCGCCTGCGCGCGGCGCTTCCCGGCGACGTTCTGCTGATGATCGACCAGGCCTATGGCGAATTCGACGACCAGGATCCGCAGGCCGTCTTCGCGCTGGCCGGGCGCGGCGACACCGTGGTCCTGCGCAGTTTGTCCAAGGCCTACGGGCTGGCCGGCGCGCGCATCGGCTGGGGATTGTTCGCGCCCCAGATCGCCGCCGAAGTGCGTAAGATGCAGAACTCCAACCAGATCTCGACGGTAAGCCTCGCCATGGCCGTCGCGGCCATGGAGGACCAGGCTTATACGCGTGCCATCGTGGCGCGTACGTCCGACATTCGCGACCGCTTCGCGCAAGGTTTGCGTGCGGCTGGATACGAGGTTCCCGAGAGCCGGACGAATTTCGTCCTGGTCCGCTTTGCCGACACGGCGGCAGCGGCGGCGGCCGACAATGCCCTGCGCGGCGCCGACATCATCGTGCGCGGCCTCTCCGGTTACGGCCTGACCGATTGCCTGCGCATCACGGTCGGGCCGCAGGATGTCATGGACCGCGCGCTGCATATCCTGACCGCCCTGCGCGGCCGGCAATGCTGGTAA